A genomic segment from Blastopirellula marina encodes:
- a CDS encoding methyltransferase, producing the protein MMRHIIHDWDDEKSETILRNCHQAMSDGAKLLIVESVIPPGNEPLGGKFLDLVMLLIPGGKERTANEYQALLEKTGFELTQIIPTESEVSIIEATKR; encoded by the coding sequence GTGATGCGACACATTATCCACGATTGGGACGACGAAAAGTCGGAAACGATTCTGCGTAACTGCCATCAAGCGATGTCAGATGGCGCGAAACTGTTGATCGTGGAAAGTGTGATTCCGCCTGGCAACGAGCCATTGGGAGGTAAGTTCCTCGACCTGGTCATGCTGCTGATTCCTGGTGGGAAGGAAAGAACCGCCAACGAGTATCAAGCACTGCTCGAAAAGACCGGTTTTGAGCTCACGCAAATTATTCCGACCGAGAGCGAAGTCAGTATTATCGAGGCGACTAAACGTTAA
- a CDS encoding DUF2905 domain-containing protein has product MQHPAWAFIVIGIVIVGVGLVWLLFPSIPWLGKLPGDIRIEGENTRIYIPITTCIVLSVLLTGIMWLVRYFSR; this is encoded by the coding sequence ATGCAACATCCCGCATGGGCATTCATTGTCATTGGTATAGTGATCGTAGGAGTCGGCCTGGTCTGGCTTCTCTTTCCTTCGATACCGTGGCTCGGCAAGTTGCCAGGCGATATCCGAATCGAAGGAGAGAACACACGAATCTACATTCCCATCACGACCTGTATCGTATTGAGCGTATTGCTGACCGGCATCATGTGGCTCGTGCGGTACTTTTCACGCTAA
- a CDS encoding DUF542 domain-containing protein, whose protein sequence is MTACDLETSVPDWIIDHPETIGVFQELGIDYSCGGKSLKYLCEKEGLDAKEVLKRLHEMIVFASATKKKG, encoded by the coding sequence ATGACGGCCTGCGATCTTGAAACATCGGTGCCCGATTGGATCATCGATCACCCCGAGACGATCGGCGTGTTCCAGGAACTGGGGATCGATTACTCGTGCGGCGGCAAGTCACTCAAATATCTTTGTGAAAAGGAAGGCCTCGATGCCAAGGAGGTCCTGAAGCGGCTGCACGAGATGATTGTGTTCGCATCAGCCACGAAAAAGAAGGGATGA